The Deltaproteobacteria bacterium DNA window TCCGCCGCAATAATCGCATTTAATAATCTCTCTGCCGCTGTGATTCAATTTTATCGATCCCCACGGACATGCAATGATACACTGTTTACATCCGATACACCTGTTTCTTTCAAACTCAACAACGCCCGTTTCTGCATTTTTGGTAAGTGCTCCGGTAGGACATACCTCCATACAGTAAGGTTCTTCACATTGCATACAGATTGAAGGAATAAAACTCAAGTCTTCTAAAAATGTATTGATTTTGATACGAGAATCCAACGGGTTGAATAAACCTGTGTGGACAAATGAACAGGCATACTCACATGCCCTGCAGCCTGTACATTTTAAAGGTTCCAGCACGACTACTTTCATTAAACACCTCCCTTTAAATCTCTCCTTTCCGAAGACGGGAGGCATAAGCGTTTCCACTTACACCCTATCGGCTTTGCCCCATGGTCGTAAACTTTAGAACACAAAGCTCGGAGGCTTATATCT harbors:
- a CDS encoding 4Fe-4S dicluster domain-containing protein, which produces MKVVVLEPLKCTGCRACEYACSFVHTGLFNPLDSRIKINTFLEDLSFIPSICMQCEEPYCMEVCPTGALTKNAETGVVEFERNRCIGCKQCIIACPWGSIKLNHSGREIIKCDYCGGDPECVKVCAAKALTFEEVEDIVITKQKGVAIRYKEIAKEMARGVNP